The following coding sequences lie in one Actinomycetes bacterium genomic window:
- a CDS encoding helix-turn-helix domain-containing protein, giving the protein MQEKLRQKPLKRVAYRPREVAEMVGMSESGVRNLIRRGTLRAVQLDGRWLIPAAAIEDKLGVQLDASTAPDAGHQAARTPA; this is encoded by the coding sequence TTGCAGGAGAAGCTCAGGCAAAAGCCCCTCAAGCGGGTGGCCTACCGGCCCCGTGAGGTGGCCGAGATGGTCGGCATGTCGGAGTCCGGCGTCCGCAACCTGATCAGGCGCGGGACGCTCCGCGCGGTGCAGTTGGACGGGCGCTGGCTCATCCCGGCCGCCGCCATCGAGGACAAGCTCGGCGTCCAACTCGACGCGAGCACCGCACCCGACGCCGGACACCAGGCCGCGCGGACCCCCGCGTAG